The Streptomyces sp. Je 1-332 genome has a window encoding:
- a CDS encoding M4 family metallopeptidase — protein MRSTSHRPASHRRATAAGALTAVAALIAVAFQTGPASADDPAISQAKTPAAAKIGKADPGSLPVKLTPAQRAALLKDANATKADTAKDLGLGAKEKLVVRDVTKDGDGTTHTRYERTYDGLPVLGGDLVVDEAKSGKTEGVTKAAKAQLKGVDTSAEVKAATAEKQALGAAKAEGSKKTDADREPRKVVWMAEGEPTLAYETVVGGLQHDGTPNELHVITDAATGKKLFQWQGIENGTGNTQYSGQVTLGTAQSGSNYTLTDTGRGSHKTYNLNRGTSGTGTLFSGPDDVWGNGQASNLETAGADAHYGAALTWDYYKNVHGRSGIRGDGVGAYSRVHYGNNYVNAFWSDACFCMTYGDGAGNAKPLTSIDVAAHEMTHGVTAATGNMTYSGESGGLNEATSDIFAAAVEFHANNAQDKGDYYVGEKIDINGDGTPLRYMDKPSKDGASKDSWYSGIGNIDVHYSSGVANHFYYLLSEGSGAKVINDVAYDSPTSDGLPVAGIGRDKASLIWFKALTTKFTTTTNYAAARTGTLAVAGELYGTSSTEYAAVAHAWAGVNVGARPGGGGGTDFENTTDVAIPDRGAAVTSSINVTGRTGNAPAALKVGVDIVHTWRGDLVVDLVAPDGSTYRLKNSSANDSADNIKETYTVNASSEAANGTWKLKVQDVAAQDVGRINSWKLTFP, from the coding sequence TTGAGAAGCACCTCTCACAGACCTGCCTCCCACAGACGCGCCACCGCCGCGGGCGCCCTGACCGCCGTCGCCGCCCTCATCGCGGTGGCCTTCCAGACGGGCCCGGCGTCCGCCGACGACCCCGCGATATCGCAGGCCAAGACGCCGGCCGCCGCGAAGATAGGCAAGGCCGACCCCGGTTCCCTGCCCGTGAAGCTCACCCCCGCCCAGCGTGCGGCGCTCCTCAAGGACGCCAACGCCACCAAGGCGGACACGGCCAAGGACCTGGGGCTCGGCGCCAAGGAGAAGCTCGTCGTACGCGACGTCACCAAGGACGGCGACGGCACGACGCACACGCGCTACGAGCGCACGTACGACGGCCTGCCCGTCCTCGGCGGTGACCTGGTCGTCGACGAGGCGAAGTCGGGGAAGACCGAGGGCGTCACCAAGGCCGCGAAGGCACAGCTCAAGGGCGTCGACACCAGCGCCGAGGTGAAGGCCGCGACCGCCGAGAAGCAGGCGCTCGGCGCGGCGAAGGCCGAGGGGTCGAAGAAGACCGACGCGGACCGCGAGCCGCGCAAGGTCGTCTGGATGGCCGAGGGCGAGCCGACTCTCGCGTACGAGACGGTGGTCGGCGGCCTTCAGCACGACGGCACCCCGAACGAGCTGCACGTCATCACGGACGCGGCCACCGGCAAGAAACTCTTCCAGTGGCAGGGCATCGAGAACGGCACGGGCAACACCCAGTACAGCGGTCAAGTCACGCTGGGAACGGCACAGTCGGGGTCCAACTACACCTTGACCGACACCGGTCGCGGCAGCCACAAGACGTACAACCTGAACCGCGGCACGTCGGGCACCGGCACGCTCTTCTCCGGGCCGGACGACGTGTGGGGCAACGGCCAGGCATCCAATCTGGAGACGGCCGGCGCGGACGCCCACTACGGGGCGGCGCTGACCTGGGACTACTACAAGAACGTGCACGGCCGCTCCGGTATCCGGGGTGACGGCGTCGGCGCGTACTCCCGGGTCCACTACGGCAACAACTACGTCAACGCGTTCTGGTCCGACGCCTGCTTCTGCATGACGTACGGCGACGGCGCGGGGAACGCCAAGCCCCTGACGTCCATCGACGTGGCCGCCCACGAGATGACCCACGGCGTGACGGCGGCCACCGGCAACATGACGTACAGCGGTGAGTCCGGTGGCCTGAACGAGGCGACGTCCGACATCTTCGCGGCGGCCGTGGAGTTCCACGCCAACAACGCGCAGGACAAGGGCGACTACTACGTCGGCGAGAAGATCGACATCAACGGCGACGGTACGCCGCTGCGCTACATGGACAAGCCCTCCAAGGACGGCGCGTCCAAGGACTCCTGGTACTCGGGCATCGGCAACATCGACGTGCACTACTCGTCCGGTGTCGCCAACCACTTCTACTACCTCCTGAGCGAGGGCAGCGGCGCCAAGGTCATCAACGACGTCGCGTACGACTCGCCCACCTCGGACGGTCTGCCCGTGGCCGGAATTGGTCGTGACAAGGCGTCGCTCATCTGGTTCAAGGCGCTGACGACGAAGTTCACCACGACCACCAACTACGCGGCGGCCCGCACCGGGACCCTCGCGGTGGCCGGTGAGCTGTACGGCACCAGCAGCACCGAGTACGCGGCGGTGGCCCACGCGTGGGCCGGAGTCAACGTCGGAGCGCGTCCCGGTGGCGGCGGTGGCACCGACTTCGAGAACACCACCGACGTCGCCATTCCGGACCGTGGCGCGGCCGTCACCTCGTCCATCAACGTCACCGGCCGCACGGGCAACGCGCCCGCCGCCCTGAAGGTCGGGGTGGACATCGTCCACACCTGGCGCGGTGACCTGGTCGTCGACCTGGTGGCCCCGGACGGCTCGACGTACCGCCTGAAGAACTCGAGCGCGAACGACTCGGCGGACAACATCAAGGAGACCTACACGGTCAACGCCTCGTCCGAGGCGGCCAACGGCACCTGGAAGCTGAAGGTGCAGGACGTGGCCGCGCAGGACGTCGGCCGCATCAACAGCTGGAAGCTGACGTTCCCGTAG
- a CDS encoding ABC transporter ATP-binding protein has product MTASTPASRTAAPDKTPVLDEVRRPQQPPSGERDPGSAPADHFDQDTLPAPPGATTTLLRSLLSALRGRVLVAAMLLLLQQAAVQGGPLLVAYAIDRGVPAVRADDYGPLIAIGVGYLLCAAASGAFQYAFIVASARVNQDVLLDLRGRIFRHAQALSVDFHERYTSGRLISRSTTDVESLRELLSEGLQELITVILSFVYISAMLLWLDLGLGAVAVASFVPLYLLVRRYQRRAGPLFGRRSTAIASVIVKFAETMNGIRPVRAFRRERANEAEFGVLNRHHERANGDAMLEMAQYVVGSRLVANTAVAGIVLWGAYRVTDGTLALGVLAAAVLYLRRLYDPIDRLGMFLNSYQSAAASLEKVAGLLAQTPTVPEPHPDRARPLPALASEHPGRAVDFDGVRFAYRTGGEVLPRFDLTLPAGQTVAVVGSTGAGKSTLAKLLARFYDPTEGRVLLDGVDLRDLANAELRRGVVMVTQEAFLFSGTVAENIAIGRPDATREEIEQAAKAIGAHDFITSLPDGYDTDVRKRGGRISAGQRQLVAFARALLADPAVLILDEATSSLDIPGERAVQSAMHTVLRGRTAVVIAHRLSTVEIADRVLVMEHGRVVEDGAPAELIAGHGSFADLHRAWRDSVVG; this is encoded by the coding sequence ATGACCGCTTCGACACCGGCGTCACGGACCGCGGCTCCGGACAAGACTCCCGTCCTGGACGAGGTCCGGCGCCCCCAGCAGCCCCCGAGCGGCGAACGGGATCCCGGCAGCGCCCCCGCCGACCACTTCGACCAGGACACCCTCCCCGCACCCCCCGGCGCCACCACCACCCTGCTCCGATCGTTGCTCTCGGCCCTTCGTGGGCGCGTCCTGGTCGCGGCCATGTTGCTTCTGCTGCAGCAGGCCGCCGTGCAGGGCGGGCCGCTTCTCGTCGCGTACGCCATCGACCGTGGCGTGCCCGCCGTCCGCGCCGACGACTACGGCCCGCTGATCGCCATCGGCGTCGGCTATCTGCTCTGCGCGGCCGCGTCCGGCGCCTTCCAGTACGCGTTCATCGTGGCCTCCGCCCGCGTCAACCAGGACGTGCTGCTCGATCTGCGCGGGCGGATCTTCCGGCACGCGCAGGCCCTCAGCGTGGACTTCCACGAGCGGTACACCTCGGGGCGGCTCATCTCCCGGTCCACCACCGACGTGGAATCCCTGCGGGAACTCCTCAGCGAGGGGCTGCAGGAGCTGATCACCGTCATCCTGTCCTTCGTCTACATCTCGGCGATGCTGCTCTGGCTCGACCTGGGCCTCGGCGCGGTGGCGGTCGCGTCGTTCGTACCGCTCTACCTCCTCGTACGCCGCTACCAGCGTCGCGCGGGCCCCCTCTTCGGGCGGCGGTCCACGGCGATCGCCTCCGTCATCGTGAAGTTCGCCGAGACGATGAACGGCATCCGCCCGGTCCGCGCGTTCCGCCGCGAGCGCGCCAACGAGGCCGAGTTCGGCGTCCTCAACCGCCATCATGAGCGGGCCAACGGCGACGCGATGCTGGAGATGGCCCAGTACGTCGTCGGCTCCCGGCTCGTCGCCAACACCGCCGTCGCCGGCATCGTCCTGTGGGGCGCCTACCGCGTCACCGACGGCACCCTCGCGCTAGGTGTCCTCGCCGCCGCCGTGCTGTATCTGCGGCGCCTGTACGACCCGATCGACCGGCTCGGGATGTTCCTGAACTCCTACCAGTCGGCCGCCGCCTCCCTGGAGAAGGTCGCGGGGCTGCTCGCCCAGACTCCCACCGTGCCCGAACCGCACCCCGACCGTGCCCGGCCGCTGCCCGCCCTGGCATCCGAACACCCGGGCCGCGCGGTCGACTTCGACGGCGTACGGTTCGCCTACCGCACCGGCGGCGAGGTCCTGCCCCGCTTCGACCTGACGCTGCCCGCCGGGCAGACCGTCGCCGTCGTCGGCTCGACCGGCGCGGGCAAGTCGACGCTCGCCAAGCTACTGGCCCGCTTCTACGACCCGACGGAGGGCCGCGTCCTGCTCGACGGGGTCGACCTGCGCGACCTCGCCAACGCCGAGCTGCGGCGCGGTGTCGTCATGGTGACCCAGGAAGCCTTCCTCTTCTCCGGGACCGTCGCCGAGAACATCGCCATCGGCCGCCCCGACGCCACCCGCGAGGAGATCGAACAGGCGGCGAAGGCCATCGGCGCGCATGACTTCATCACCTCACTGCCGGACGGCTACGACACCGACGTACGCAAGAGAGGTGGCCGTATCTCCGCAGGTCAGCGGCAGCTGGTCGCCTTCGCGCGGGCGCTGCTCGCCGACCCGGCCGTGCTGATCCTCGACGAGGCGACCAGCTCGCTCGACATCCCGGGCGAGCGGGCCGTGCAGAGCGCCATGCACACGGTGCTGCGCGGGCGTACCGCCGTGGTGATCGCCCACCGGCTCTCCACGGTGGAGATCGCCGACCGGGTACTCGTGATGGAGCACGGCCGCGTCGTGGAGGACGGCGCCCCCGCCGAACTCATCGCGGGGCACGGGTCGTTCGCGGATCTGCACCGGGCGTGGCGGGACAGCGTGGTGGGGTAA
- a CDS encoding ABC transporter ATP-binding protein, which produces MPIIEVRDLRKEYGGRAVVDGVSFTVEEGEIFGVLGPNGAGKTTTVECVEGLRVPDAGTVRVAGLDPVADHDRVTHILGAQLQESELQAKLTVREALELYAAFYPSPADWRPLAERLGLSDKLDSRFGKLSGGQKQRLFIALALIGNPRVVVLDELTTGLDPRARRDTWQLIEDVRDSGVTVLLVTHFMEEAQRLCDRIAVIDQGRVAALDSPAGLISRAAGSTVMSFTPSAPLDERELAALPQVISVDQRDGRYTLNGTDETVDAAITLLARNRITAHQLRVSDATLDDAFLDLTGASA; this is translated from the coding sequence ATGCCCATCATCGAAGTGCGGGACCTGCGCAAGGAATACGGCGGACGGGCCGTCGTCGACGGTGTCTCCTTCACCGTCGAGGAAGGCGAGATCTTCGGCGTCCTCGGGCCGAACGGCGCCGGCAAGACCACCACCGTGGAGTGCGTCGAGGGCCTGCGTGTCCCCGACGCCGGAACCGTCCGCGTCGCCGGGCTCGACCCCGTCGCCGACCACGACCGCGTCACGCACATCCTCGGCGCCCAGCTCCAGGAGAGCGAGCTGCAGGCCAAGCTCACCGTGCGCGAGGCACTCGAGCTGTACGCCGCGTTCTATCCGAGTCCCGCGGACTGGCGGCCCCTCGCCGAACGCCTGGGCCTGAGCGACAAGTTGGACAGCCGCTTCGGCAAACTCTCCGGTGGCCAGAAGCAGCGCCTGTTCATCGCGCTCGCCCTGATCGGGAACCCGAGAGTCGTCGTGCTGGACGAGCTGACCACCGGGCTCGACCCGCGCGCCCGCCGCGACACCTGGCAGCTCATCGAGGACGTACGCGACAGCGGCGTCACCGTCCTCCTGGTCACCCACTTCATGGAGGAGGCCCAGCGCCTCTGCGACCGCATCGCGGTCATCGACCAGGGGCGCGTCGCCGCGCTCGACAGCCCCGCGGGCCTCATCAGCCGGGCCGCGGGATCGACCGTCATGTCCTTCACGCCGTCCGCGCCGCTCGACGAGCGGGAGCTCGCCGCGCTGCCGCAGGTGATCTCCGTCGATCAGCGTGACGGCCGCTACACCCTGAACGGCACCGACGAGACCGTCGACGCCGCCATCACACTGCTCGCCCGGAACCGCATCACCGCCCATCAACTCCGGGTCTCCGACGCCACGTTGGACGACGCGTTCCTCGACCTCACGGGAGCATCGGCATGA
- a CDS encoding ABC transporter permease: MSAAVTAPHSVAPRRASAAVLRAEFRIFRREPGSLFWIMAFPTILLAILGSIPSFREPTDTLGGLRSVDVYVPVTVLLSLIMAGLQAMPPLITGYRERGILRRMSATPVRPSAVLGAQMGLHGAAALVSSLLSLAVGRLVFDVTLPRQAFGYAIALLLAILCGLALGAVVSAISRTTKAATAIGSAVFFPMMFCAGVWLPVQAMPDALARIVEVTPLGAAAQALGEAAAGDWPGFAHLGVLALWTVVLSAAAARWFRWE; encoded by the coding sequence ATGAGCGCCGCCGTCACCGCACCCCACTCCGTCGCACCGCGCAGGGCGTCGGCCGCCGTGCTCAGGGCCGAGTTCCGGATCTTCCGCCGCGAGCCCGGCTCCCTCTTCTGGATCATGGCGTTCCCCACGATCCTCCTGGCGATCCTCGGCTCGATCCCCTCCTTCCGGGAACCAACGGACACGCTCGGCGGGCTCAGGTCGGTCGACGTGTACGTCCCCGTGACGGTGCTGCTCTCCCTGATCATGGCGGGCCTGCAGGCCATGCCGCCGCTGATCACCGGCTACCGCGAACGCGGCATCCTGCGCCGCATGTCGGCGACGCCGGTCCGCCCCTCCGCCGTGCTCGGCGCGCAGATGGGCCTCCACGGCGCCGCCGCGCTCGTCTCGTCCCTGCTCTCGCTGGCCGTGGGCCGCCTGGTCTTCGACGTGACCCTGCCGCGCCAGGCCTTCGGCTACGCGATCGCGCTGCTCCTCGCCATCCTGTGCGGGCTCGCGCTCGGCGCCGTGGTCTCCGCGATCTCCCGTACGACGAAGGCGGCGACCGCGATCGGCTCCGCCGTCTTCTTCCCGATGATGTTCTGCGCGGGCGTCTGGCTGCCGGTGCAGGCCATGCCGGACGCGCTCGCCCGCATCGTGGAGGTCACACCGCTCGGCGCCGCCGCCCAGGCCCTGGGCGAGGCCGCGGCAGGCGACTGGCCCGGATTCGCCCACCTCGGCGTGCTCGCGCTGTGGACCGTGGTCCTCTCGGCGGCGGCAGCGCGCTGGTTCCGGTGGGAGTGA
- a CDS encoding sensor histidine kinase, translating to MIEQRWGMFFRWGPYVLLGFGTVMSVATSGVIGMSRDAWYVVGALIVAALALQLWWGPLARSRPGPSTAGIVYYALRWAIAFVLTWINPFFAFFAIVGYFGTERLLPPRLVKPGLFATAVIMAGSQSGGLPPHGDLGWAVFGALLAVNVALLTVFAHLAAQEDQRALDAAATIVELEHTNTALQQAMDENAALHAQLLVQAREAGVADERRRIAAEIHDTIAQGLTGIIAQLQVVAAASDETLAREHLGRAADLARHSLGEARRSVHNLSPTALEHDALPEALKKTVAEWSERTGVRGDFTVTGAAEPLHEEIEATLLRIVQEALSNATRHADAGRLGVTLSYMEGEVALDVRDDGRGFDPLDLVRRSGSGGFGLDGMRARAERVAGSFTVESEPGHGTALSARVPLVRHG from the coding sequence ATGATCGAGCAGCGCTGGGGCATGTTCTTTCGCTGGGGCCCCTACGTCCTGCTCGGCTTCGGCACCGTCATGTCCGTCGCCACGAGCGGCGTCATCGGCATGAGCCGCGACGCGTGGTACGTGGTGGGCGCCCTGATCGTCGCGGCGCTGGCGCTCCAGCTGTGGTGGGGGCCACTGGCCCGCTCACGTCCCGGCCCCTCGACCGCCGGCATCGTCTACTACGCCCTGCGCTGGGCGATCGCCTTCGTCCTCACCTGGATCAACCCGTTCTTCGCGTTCTTCGCCATCGTCGGCTACTTCGGCACCGAGCGGCTGCTGCCGCCACGCCTGGTCAAGCCCGGCCTGTTCGCCACCGCCGTCATCATGGCGGGCTCCCAGTCGGGCGGGCTGCCGCCCCACGGCGACCTGGGCTGGGCCGTGTTCGGCGCGCTGCTCGCGGTGAACGTCGCGCTGCTCACCGTCTTCGCCCACCTCGCGGCGCAGGAGGACCAGCGCGCTCTCGACGCCGCGGCCACCATCGTCGAACTGGAACACACCAACACCGCTCTTCAGCAGGCCATGGACGAGAACGCCGCTCTGCACGCCCAACTCCTCGTCCAGGCACGGGAAGCGGGGGTCGCCGACGAGCGGCGCAGGATCGCCGCCGAGATCCACGACACCATCGCGCAGGGGCTCACCGGCATCATCGCCCAGCTCCAGGTCGTCGCGGCCGCGTCCGACGAGACTCTGGCCCGCGAGCATCTGGGCCGCGCGGCGGACCTGGCCCGGCACAGCCTTGGCGAGGCCCGCCGCTCCGTCCACAACCTCTCCCCGACGGCCCTGGAGCACGACGCGCTTCCCGAGGCGTTGAAGAAGACGGTCGCGGAGTGGTCCGAACGCACGGGTGTACGCGGCGACTTCACGGTCACCGGAGCCGCCGAGCCGCTGCACGAGGAGATCGAGGCCACCCTCCTGCGCATCGTCCAGGAGGCCCTGTCCAACGCCACCCGGCACGCCGACGCCGGCCGCTTGGGCGTCACCCTCTCGTACATGGAGGGCGAGGTCGCACTGGACGTACGTGACGACGGCCGCGGCTTCGATCCGCTGGACCTGGTGCGGCGCAGCGGCTCCGGCGGCTTCGGCCTTGACGGGATGCGGGCGCGCGCCGAACGCGTCGCGGGCTCGTTCACCGTCGAGTCGGAGCCGGGGCACGGCACCGCGCTGTCGGCTCGCGTACCGTTGGTCCGCCATGGCTGA
- a CDS encoding response regulator transcription factor has protein sequence MADVITLLIVDDHPVVRDGLRGMFRSDPCFEVLGEAADGVEALALVERLDPDVVLMDLRMPGGGGVDAIAELNRRGSRARVLVLTTYDTDSDTLPAIEAGATGYLLKDAPRDDLFTAVRAAAQGRTVLSPAVASRLVSRVRAPGNEPLSTREREVLALVAKGTSNRAIAAELFISEATVKTHLTHIYGKLGVKDRAAAVATAYGRGILG, from the coding sequence ATGGCTGACGTGATCACTCTCCTCATCGTCGACGACCATCCCGTCGTACGGGACGGTCTGCGCGGCATGTTCCGCTCGGACCCCTGCTTCGAGGTGCTCGGCGAGGCGGCCGACGGCGTCGAGGCTCTCGCCCTGGTGGAGCGGCTCGACCCGGACGTCGTCCTGATGGACCTGCGGATGCCGGGCGGGGGCGGTGTCGACGCGATCGCCGAGCTGAACCGGCGTGGCTCCCGTGCCCGGGTCCTGGTCCTCACCACGTACGACACGGACTCCGACACGCTGCCCGCGATCGAGGCGGGGGCGACGGGCTACCTCCTCAAGGACGCGCCCCGCGACGACCTGTTCACCGCGGTCCGCGCGGCGGCCCAGGGCCGCACGGTCCTGTCACCCGCCGTCGCGTCCCGGCTCGTCTCACGCGTGCGTGCCCCCGGCAACGAACCGCTGAGCACCCGTGAACGGGAAGTGCTCGCGCTCGTCGCCAAGGGCACGTCGAACCGTGCGATCGCCGCGGAACTCTTCATCAGCGAGGCCACGGTCAAGACCCATCTCACGCATATCTACGGCAAGTTGGGCGTCAAGGACCGGGCCGCGGCGGTGGCCACGGCGTACGGCCGCGGCATTCTCGGCTGA
- a CDS encoding carbohydrate-binding protein: protein MPPIHRRRSAAACAVLGALVLAGLPGTAHAQGSPSPVETAAETAAVGKTSPEVLKAMQRDLGLTSAQAEARLVNEAEAGAVAGALRVAVGRDFAGAWVSGATSARLTVATTDASDVPRIEARGARAEVVRHSLAQLDSAKARLDHVADSSATRDAPVRYVDVPSNSVVLRALRPGAARSLVSAAGLAPSLVRVEKTRERPRPLYDLVGGDAYYMGGRCSIGFPVTKGTQQGFATAGHCGRAGTATTGYNQVAQGTFQASVFPGRDMAWVATNSQWTATPYVKGQGGQRVGVGGSTQSPVGASICRSGSTTGWHCGTIQQHNTSVTYPEGTISGVTRTTVCAEPGDSGGSYISGSQAQGVTSGGSGDCRSGGTTFHQPINPLLQQFGLTLKTTGGGDPGPGDPDPGGTWAAGKVYAPGDSVTYGGSTYRCLQGHQAQPGWEPPNTPALWQRA, encoded by the coding sequence ATGCCTCCCATCCATCGCAGACGCTCCGCCGCGGCCTGTGCCGTGCTCGGTGCGCTTGTTCTTGCCGGGCTGCCCGGTACCGCCCATGCCCAGGGTTCGCCCTCCCCCGTCGAGACCGCCGCCGAGACCGCCGCCGTCGGCAAGACGTCGCCCGAGGTCCTGAAGGCCATGCAGCGGGACCTCGGTCTCACCTCGGCGCAGGCCGAGGCTCGTCTGGTCAATGAGGCCGAGGCCGGTGCCGTCGCGGGAGCCCTGCGGGTTGCCGTCGGCCGTGACTTCGCGGGCGCCTGGGTGAGCGGCGCCACCTCGGCGCGGCTCACCGTGGCCACCACCGACGCCTCCGATGTGCCGAGGATCGAGGCCCGGGGTGCGCGGGCCGAGGTCGTGCGGCATTCCCTGGCCCAACTCGACTCCGCCAAGGCACGGTTGGACCACGTCGCGGACAGCAGCGCCACGCGTGACGCCCCCGTCCGGTACGTCGACGTGCCGTCCAACTCCGTCGTCCTGCGTGCCCTGCGGCCGGGCGCCGCACGCTCCCTCGTCTCCGCGGCCGGCCTCGCCCCCTCCCTCGTACGCGTCGAGAAGACCCGGGAACGGCCGCGTCCGCTCTACGACCTCGTGGGCGGCGACGCCTACTACATGGGCGGCCGGTGTTCCATCGGCTTCCCGGTCACCAAGGGCACCCAGCAGGGCTTCGCCACGGCGGGCCACTGCGGGCGCGCGGGCACCGCGACGACCGGCTACAACCAGGTGGCCCAGGGCACGTTCCAGGCGTCCGTCTTCCCCGGCAGGGACATGGCCTGGGTCGCCACCAACTCCCAGTGGACCGCCACCCCGTACGTGAAGGGCCAGGGCGGGCAGCGGGTCGGCGTCGGGGGCTCCACGCAGTCCCCGGTGGGTGCGTCGATCTGCCGCTCCGGCTCCACGACGGGGTGGCACTGCGGCACGATCCAGCAGCACAACACCAGCGTCACCTACCCCGAGGGCACCATCAGCGGCGTGACGCGCACGACGGTCTGCGCGGAGCCCGGCGACTCGGGCGGCTCCTACATATCCGGCAGCCAGGCGCAGGGCGTCACCTCGGGCGGCTCGGGTGACTGCCGCAGCGGCGGCACGACCTTCCACCAGCCGATCAATCCGCTCCTTCAGCAGTTCGGCCTGACGCTGAAGACCACGGGTGGCGGCGACCCCGGCCCCGGCGACCCCGACCCGGGCGGCACGTGGGCCGCGGGCAAGGTCTACGCCCCGGGTGACTCCGTCACCTACGGCGGGTCCACCTATCGCTGCCTCCAGGGGCACCAGGCTCAGCCCGGCTGGGAGCCGCCGAACACGCCGGCCCTCTGGCAGCGCGCCTGA
- a CDS encoding LysR family transcriptional regulator — protein MDLELRHLKTIRAIADAGSLTKAATALGLAQPALSAQLKRIERALGGELFERGRHGVRATALGEFVLARARVVLPAVTGLREEALRFGRAWEGGGGFRLGATHGPLLGGLVDRLAAAYPGVPVTTHTSWSEREIASRTAEGLLDFALVGTCGASTPPENEFLVWREVARDPVFVMLPTGHALADRQEIDLAALAGEAWTDVPGDGCFADCFTAACARAGFTPSSVYETDVASCVHLVQVGRAVGLCRATFPPTPGLVTRPLSGAPLYWRHLLGWHPAARSHDTAPEVLTQARAAHTEATTRSESYTAWLATPSPQLP, from the coding sequence ATGGACCTGGAGTTGAGGCACCTGAAGACGATCCGGGCGATCGCCGACGCGGGCAGCCTGACCAAGGCCGCCACCGCGCTCGGGCTCGCGCAGCCCGCCCTGAGCGCGCAGTTGAAGCGGATCGAGCGCGCCTTGGGAGGGGAGCTGTTCGAGCGGGGGCGGCACGGGGTGCGGGCGACGGCGCTCGGGGAGTTCGTGCTGGCCCGCGCACGGGTGGTCCTGCCCGCTGTGACGGGCCTGCGGGAGGAGGCGCTGCGGTTCGGCCGGGCCTGGGAGGGCGGCGGCGGGTTCCGGCTCGGGGCGACGCACGGGCCGCTGCTCGGCGGGCTCGTGGACCGGCTCGCCGCGGCGTACCCGGGGGTGCCGGTGACGACCCACACCTCCTGGTCGGAGCGGGAGATCGCGTCCCGCACGGCCGAGGGGCTCCTCGACTTCGCGCTGGTGGGGACGTGCGGGGCGAGTACCCCGCCGGAGAACGAGTTCCTGGTGTGGCGGGAGGTCGCCCGTGACCCGGTGTTCGTCATGCTGCCCACGGGCCACGCCTTGGCCGACCGCCAGGAGATCGACCTCGCGGCACTCGCGGGCGAGGCGTGGACGGACGTGCCGGGTGACGGCTGCTTCGCGGACTGCTTCACGGCGGCGTGCGCGCGAGCAGGGTTCACGCCGTCATCCGTCTACGAGACGGACGTGGCGTCCTGCGTGCACCTGGTCCAGGTCGGCCGGGCGGTCGGCCTGTGCCGGGCGACGTTCCCGCCGACGCCGGGCCTGGTGACCCGCCCGCTCTCCGGGGCGCCGCTGTACTGGCGCCACCTGCTCGGCTGGCACCCGGCGGCCCGCTCCCACGACACCGCCCCCGAGGTCCTCACCCAGGCCAGAGCGGCCCACACCGAAGCCACGACCCGCAGCGAAAGCTACACGGCATGGCTGGCGACGCCTTCACCCCAACTGCCGTAG